From a region of the Lactuca sativa cultivar Salinas chromosome 4, Lsat_Salinas_v11, whole genome shotgun sequence genome:
- the LOC111887727 gene encoding uncharacterized mitochondrial protein AtMg00860-like: MVSDVPVLNEYPDVFPEELPGLPPDRQSKADHAIHIREVLELLRKEKLYAKFSKCEFWLRQIQFLGYVISCEGISVDPTKIKAIQNWEAPRNASEIRSFLGLAGYYRSFIKDFSRIVVPLTGLTRKEVKFEWSEAQEKALSTLKYLLTHAPIVSLP; this comes from the exons ATGGTAAGTGATGTTCCTGTTCTTAatgaatatcctgatgttttTCCTGAAGAATTGCCTGGACTTCCTCCagataggcaa tctaaAGCTGATCATGCCATCCATATTCGCGAAGTATTAGAACTTCTTCGAAAAGAGAaattatatgctaaattctcgaaatgtgaattttggcttcgccaaaTTCAATTTCTCGGCTATGTGATTTCTTGTGAAGGTATATCTGTAGATCCtaccaaaattaaagccattcaGAATTGGGAAGCGCCTCGTAATGCTTCTGAAATTCGTAGTTTCTTGGGTCTTGCGGGATATTACCGGAGTTTCATTAAAGATTTCTCACGTATAGTTGTACCTCTCACGGGTCTTACACGGAAGGAAGTGAAGTTCGAATGGagtgaagcccaagaaaaagctttATCAACTTTAAAatatcttttgactcatgctccaatcGTATCACTCCCATAA